In Streptomyces nojiriensis, one genomic interval encodes:
- a CDS encoding SCO2400 family protein — MNYCHACRRHLNGALACAGCGTPAEYLIPTASGAAPAAVTAAEPPAPAPPTALAEVFADSVVVLSAPNERRAGARRRVTHRRRRRTVLSLSLGLLIAVGGSMAVARMATDGERTDRAATVVLTDDGPQQPAPLPDAPTAGAPTGPGKSTAKATVAGTKKTGAAAPSGSVAQPGPASSAPAPATSGPASRTPGPGSSAGGTASGKPSPSGSRGTQAPSPPPPPTPTPSPSPTKDCWIFCGWF, encoded by the coding sequence ATGAACTATTGCCACGCCTGCCGGAGGCACCTCAACGGCGCACTGGCGTGCGCCGGATGCGGAACCCCCGCCGAGTACCTGATACCCACCGCGTCCGGTGCCGCGCCGGCCGCCGTGACCGCCGCCGAGCCGCCCGCCCCCGCACCGCCGACCGCACTGGCCGAGGTCTTCGCCGACTCGGTCGTCGTCCTGTCCGCGCCGAACGAGCGGCGCGCCGGTGCCCGCCGCCGGGTCACGCACCGGCGCCGCCGCCGGACCGTGCTGTCGCTCTCGCTCGGCCTGCTGATCGCGGTCGGCGGCTCCATGGCGGTGGCCCGCATGGCCACCGACGGGGAGCGCACCGACCGGGCCGCGACGGTGGTGCTGACCGACGACGGCCCGCAGCAGCCCGCCCCGCTGCCCGACGCCCCGACGGCCGGTGCGCCCACGGGGCCCGGGAAGTCCACGGCGAAGGCCACCGTCGCGGGTACGAAGAAGACCGGTGCCGCGGCGCCTTCCGGGAGCGTCGCGCAGCCGGGTCCGGCCTCGTCCGCCCCCGCCCCGGCGACTTCGGGCCCGGCGTCCCGTACCCCCGGCCCGGGGTCGTCCGCAGGAGGAACCGCGTCGGGGAAGCCGTCGCCCAGCGGCTCCCGGGGCACGCAGGCACCGTCACCCCCGCCGCCCCCGACGCCCACGCCCTCACCCTCGCCGACCAAGGACTGCTGGATCTTCTGCGGCTGGTTCTAG
- a CDS encoding esterase/lipase family protein: MLTARQRLQALPVLLALLTLCLALPAASPARASSARHPVVLVHGYNADPGVWGALRADLRAAGYSDAELFSFGYDTHQSVNEVLAGRLGAYVDQVRRETGAARVDVVAHSFGSLVSRWYVKFGGGAAAVDHWVSLAGPNRGTSTAWACALWDQACRDMTPGSYVVKNLNSGDETPGAVKYATFWSNCDEVVNPDDSVPLTGAANTPVGCLGHNDLLGDDATSAGVRAFLSS; encoded by the coding sequence ATGCTGACGGCCCGACAGAGACTCCAGGCGCTCCCGGTGCTCCTGGCACTCCTGACGCTGTGCCTCGCGCTGCCGGCGGCCTCCCCGGCCCGTGCCTCCTCCGCCCGCCATCCGGTGGTCCTCGTGCACGGCTACAACGCCGATCCGGGTGTCTGGGGAGCCCTGCGCGCGGACCTGAGGGCCGCCGGGTACAGCGACGCGGAGCTCTTCTCCTTCGGCTACGACACCCACCAGTCGGTCAACGAGGTCCTCGCCGGGCGGCTCGGCGCCTACGTCGACCAGGTCCGCCGGGAGACCGGCGCCGCCCGGGTCGACGTCGTCGCGCACTCCTTCGGCTCGCTGGTCAGCCGCTGGTACGTCAAGTTCGGCGGCGGCGCGGCCGCCGTGGACCACTGGGTCTCGCTGGCCGGACCCAACCGCGGCACCTCCACCGCCTGGGCCTGCGCGCTGTGGGACCAGGCGTGCCGGGACATGACCCCGGGGTCGTACGTGGTGAAGAACCTGAACAGCGGGGACGAGACCCCGGGCGCGGTGAAGTACGCGACCTTCTGGTCGAACTGCGACGAGGTCGTCAACCCGGACGACAGCGTCCCGCTGACCGGAGCCGCCAACACGCCGGTCGGCTGCCTGGGACACAACGACCTGCTCGGCGACGACGCCACCTCGGCCGGGGTCCGCGCCTTCCTCTCTTCCTAG